The genomic segment TGCCCTCTAAGTCCTCAGACTGGAGAATCCGCATTCGGCACATCCTGGATGCTATCGCAGAGAACCAAAACTATATCGGCGGCAAGAGCTACGATCAGTTTTGCGAAGACACGAAAACGTTAAAGGCGGTCGTGTGGAATCTAACGATTATTGGTGAAGCCGCCCGACACATCCCGCCCTCCGTCGAGGCAACTTGTCCCGAGATCCCATGGCCACAGATACGCGGCATGCGAAACCGCATCGTTCACGGCTACGAGCGGATCGATTGGGAAATCGTCTGGAAAGCGGTTCAGGACGAGCTGCCACCCCTGGTTCCTCTCTTTGAGAAGCTGCTACGCAC from the Candidatus Methylomirabilota bacterium genome contains:
- a CDS encoding DUF86 domain-containing protein, which encodes MPSKSSDWRIRIRHILDAIAENQNYIGGKSYDQFCEDTKTLKAVVWNLTIIGEAARHIPPSVEATCPEIPWPQIRGMRNRIVHGYERIDWEIVWKAVQDELPPLVPLFEKLLRTAPD